Within the bacterium genome, the region CCCCTGTGCCGCTTCCCATATCCTCAAGCCGAATTTTTATTTTTTCAATACGCTTCCTGCGGTCTTCTTGCACGGTACGTGATTCAGAATGCGCTTGACCTCCATCAATCGCAAAATCTTTATACGCAAGCACGCCTTCACCCGAAAGGACTTTTGCTTCTTCCAGCTCCCGACGAAAACTTTCTTCCTCGCGGAGAAGATTTTCTTCCTTCACATCAACTGTGGCAAGCCTTGAAGTAAATTCGCTTTTCTTTGCGCGGATATCAAAGAGCGCCATCTCGGCATCGCGAGACGAATCTTTTTCTTTCTCTATTTCGTTTCGCGCGAATCCGTATTCTTCCGAAAGCTTTTTTTCTTCATTCACCGCCTCTTGGAGTAAATGATTGGTTTCTTCGCGGTCTTTCTTGAGTGTTTCCAGTTCGCCTTTTTCATCCTCCCCTTCTGTAATAATCCCTTGACGGCTCTGGGAAATAAACGTCGCAATAAGATCTCGAATCTTTTTGAAAATTGCTTTTGTGATAGAAAAATCTCCCGAGGTCTCCGCTTCCGCGATATGACGCTCAAGTGACCCCGTGAATTCATTTACCAAATTTCGATCAACAGGCGCATTTTCATCGCGAGACGCGCGTTCCGCTTTCTTGCGCAAGACATCTTCCTGATATTCGATCATTCCGTCAAGACGCCCCTCTTTGCGCGTGAGATCGTCGCGCTTCCTGCGAACTTCCGCGAGTTTCTCTTCGATTGTTTTCAATTTCCGGACACTATCGCTCTCGCCTGTTTCCTTGGATCGAAGCGACTCCTGCAAACGCGCGTGCTCATCGCCAAGCCGTTTGAGTTCTTCTTCGGGCACTCGACGCTCTTCTTGTATTGCGCTGCGCGTGCCTCCAAGATATTCCTCTTCTCGCTTGAGATATTCGTGATAGAGCTTTAAAAGCTCGTCACGAAACGCACGAGCTTGTTCTATTTTCTCAACCTGCTTTTTTAAAAATTTTATATGAGGCGCAAGCTCGCGACGAAGCGATTCTGCTTCTTTAAGATTTTCTTCCGTCTTTCCGAGTTTTTTATCACTCTCCGCGATCTTCCAATGATAGATTTTGAGCCCAAGCGCTTCTTCGATCATCGATTTTCTGTCTCTTGAAGAAGAGTTGAGAATTCTGTCGGCCTCACCCTGTGAAATAATATGATGCCCCGATGCGCCAATATGCACCCCTGCAAGAAGCTCGATAATATCCCGCAAGCGCACTGCTGTACCGTTGATAAAATATTCGCTCGAAGAGTCGCGATTCACTTCGCGACTGATCACCACTTCATCGTAATCGAGATTGAGTTCGCGCTTGGTATTATCAAACGCAATAGAAACTTTGGCATGATTGAGACGTGCAAGACTTTTTGAACCATTAAAAATGAGATCTTCTCCGCGCTTGCCGCGAAGCGACTTGAGGGACTGTTCCCCCAGCACAAAACGCACCGCTTCGACAACATTTGATTTTCCCGAGCCGTTGGGACCGACGATCGCCGATATGGGAGTATTGAAATCAAAAACACTTTTCTTTGCGAATGATTTGAATCCTCCAACCTCAAGTCGTTTAAGTTGCATAAATTCCAGTTTATTCCTTATCGACCGTATTCCACTTTTTTTCTTTAAGCGCCTGTGACGCCGCACCTTGTTCTGCTTCTTGTTTAGACTTCCCTTGCGCTTCCGCAATGAGCTCGTCTCCCAAAAACACTGCAACTACAAACTTTTTGTCGTGATCGGGACCTGCTTCACGTACTACCTTATACGTTGGTGTAACCCCCAGCTCGTCTTGCGCTTTCTCCTGCAAGAAACTTTTTGCATCTTTCCATAGTTCCTTCTCAACAATTTCGTGAGTAAGTGGAAGAAGCCACTCTGATATAAACGCTTCCACACCTTCATAGTGTTGGTCGAGATACAGTGCCCCTATAAATGCTTCAAACGTATTTGCCAAAATAATTTGGCGTGCCTTTCCGGTATCTTTCGCCTCCCCTTTTGAAAGAAGAAGGAACTCATTCATTCCAAGCGTATGTGCAACTTCCCCTAGGGTGACCGCATTGACGAGCGCAGAACGATAACTCGTAAGATCTCCCTCAGTTCTATCCTGATATTTTTTAAATAAATAATCAGTAACAACAAGTTCAAGTACTGCATCACCCAAAAATTCCAGACGTTCATTGTGCGTGAGACCTGCCTGCCGCGGCGCACCTGTCTGCGTGGCATGCACAGGCAGATGACTTTGCGGCGCAGGTAGGTCGCTTCGCTTGCTTTCATTAATATATGAGCGATGTGTAAATGCCTCCCGAAGCAGATCTTTATTCTTAAAATTTAATTTAAATTTTCGTTCAAATTGGGAAAAATCTTTGTCAGCCATAATGTATCGTTACTTTTTTTGTTATTTCTTGAGCAAGATATTGATTGCCTTTGTGATGATGGGGAGAATATCATCATAGATGTTGAGATCGAGAATATCCGCGAGGCGAAACCATCGTGCGTCATCAAGTCCGCCAGACTTCTTTAACGTAAGGTCAGAAAATGGAGTCTCGGTGAGAAAATAAACAACGTGTTTTCTAATTTTTCCCTTTTCTGGGTCAGAGGCGATATATTCGTTCTCGCCAAGTTTTTCTTTTATAGTTATATTGATACCAAGCTCCTCAAATGTTTCTTTGACAACGCCCACTTCTTCTGTATCCCCGGCTTCAATATGCCCCTTTGAAAGGGTCCAATGTCCGAATATGTCATGCACCAATGCAAGATACACTTCGTCCTTATCTTTCGCGTAAACAACTGTACCACACAACTTTTCCACAGGAAGCTTTGAGAGGTCGATGGGCGCACCAAGAGTCCTTTTTTTGCGCGGAGCATCATCCTTGCCAGGTTCACCCATTTCTTTATATACAGCTCCGAGAACTCCGTTTACAAACTTTCCACTATTCTCACCACCAAATGTCTTAGCAAGCTCAATCGCTTCATTGATAGCAACTTTTGCAGGAACTTCCGCTTTGTCGACAAACAAAAGCTCATAGAGCCCGATACGTAAAATATTGCGATCAACAATAGAGATTTTTTCTATCGGCCAATCAGGAGCCGCTTTGGCAAGTATCGTATCGAGCGTTTCACGTTTCTTCAATACACTCTCAACAAGGGACTTCATAAAAGACGTATCTCCCATGCCAGGAGCAAATTCCTCTGCATTACGAAGTAGAATTTCGTCTATAGTCCCCTCGGAAGCGACTTGACCACCAAAATCCCATTCAAAGAGTGTCTGCATTACGACCGACCGCGAGAGATGTCTGTTTGCCATGAATGTTTTTGAATGTGCTATGAATGAAAGAATATACTAGCCTCTTCTATGATTCCTGGATGTATTAACTCAAAACTCATCCCAGAAGCAAATATATTATACTGTAATTATGCACCTAATAATTCTCCTAAAAAATACTTCAATGTAGCTTACTACGACTTACTTTCACCTGCTTTACTATTCCTCTCTTTAATTTTTTTCTCTTTTTTTGCGACTTTCTTTAATACATTAATCACCTCTTTACCTCGATACGTACCGCATGTTTCGCATGCACGATGGCGCAAATGGAATGCGGAACACTTGACGCACACAGAAAGCCGCGGCCCCGTAAGCGCGTGGTGTGAACGGCGGTTTCTCGTATGAGCCCGCGTATGTCGCATTCGTATTACCATTGAAATGAGTATACAGAATCGCCAGAAAAAATCAAACCCCCGCGGTATTTTGCGGGGGTTAGGAAAAAATCACTTAGATCCCATTTTACGGATAATTGGTCGAATATTGCAATACAATTTCCTTTGCGTGCATTTTTCACACGACCTTAATTCATTCTTACCTCGATTGTCAATCCCGAGATAACGTGAAATTATAGCAACATCTGCTGGAAAACAACCAAAATTGACTACAACATAGCTATCAGAGTCGCTAATTGACAATAATTTAACTTCTTTATGGTCAATCTTTAAACTCTCTTCTGTGGCGCAGAGAATTTTTGGATTAAATGACTTTCTCTTGAGTTTAAGCGCGACTGAACCGCCCCTAAGGACATCTCCATCGTAGTAGATTTTATCTATTTCCACGTTTATCTCCTGTGTGTTCTGTACCAAAGAATTAAATTTATTCCGGTACTATTATGCCCCAAGATTATCTCTGTGTCCACTTTTAACAAAAAATGTTTCAGAAAAACGATACAGAGAGCTTCCGTGTCCACATTGAAAAAACAAAGTTATTTTTTTGCTTTCTCGTATTCTCGAAACAGCCGGTGTGCTTCCCATTCTATTTGCTTAAAACCCAACGTCTTTCCTTCTTCAAATCCTTGATATTTCTCTTCTACGGAAACAAAAAAGCAGTCCTCAATGTAGCAAAAAAGATCTTTCGTATTATGAAATTTTCTTTCTGGATTTTCTTTTTTTAATCTTTTGATTTGCTTGTCAGACAACGGCACATAGCATAGCGTTATCTCTTTTTTCAAACCCCTCTTGTTGTTCCCTACTCGAACCTCAATTGATTTAGGAATAATCCTATATGCCGTACAAATACGGTCATAGCACGCACATAAAATAGTTAAGTCTTTTATGTTTACTCCGGGGATACGAATTTTTAGTTTCGTATGGTTATCTAGATACTCGAATATGGGTTTTCTCACTACGCAGACCTCCTTCAATGTCCTTGTTCCAGCTCTATTTCTATCATAAATATCATTATCTGCAAATGTTCTTCAAAAAACTGTGGCGATGAATCTTAGAAATTCCATGCTTTTTAATTTTTTTAAAATGCTCTTTGGTCCCATATCCTTTGTGTTTTTCAAATTTGTAATAAGGATATTTGAGCGAATACTTTTTCATCAACCGGTCACGGAGTACTTTCGCGGCAATGGACGCAAGCGAAATGATCATTATTTTTTCATCACCGCGTATGATGATTTTTTGATTTCGATACATCCTCGGCGCGCGGAGACCACCATCAAGAAGAATAAGACTCTTGTGTGGCGGACACGAAAGTGCCCCCAATGAAGCTGTGATTGAACGGAATATCGCAGCATTGATTCCCTGCCTATCTATTGTGCTCGAACTGGAAAATGAGACGTGGAAAGAAATCTTGCCATCTCGTTCCGTGTTCTCTAGCTTCTTAAACCACGCTTCGCGCTTTTGCGCTGAGATTTTTTTTGAATCTTTCACCCCCCGAAACAAGGTCGTGAATTCCTTGAGGAACCTTCTTTCTACCATCACCACCCCGACTGCAACCGGCCCCGCAAGAGGTCCTCTTCCTGCTTCATCGATGCCGACAACGAAACCTATTCTATTCGACTTTATTTTGTCTCTTATGTAATCCATTGATTAAATTTCTTGCCGTATTTATTCCCAAGTCTGTGATTGCATATAGCCACGCCGCAACAACATCCACATTCATCTTCCATCGCCTTACGCTCCCTTCTAAAAATCCATATTTTTTTTCTTTAAGTGTTTGAAAATAGGGAAATATTTTATATCCAACGCCATTGATACTGTGAAAATACACAAAGTAATTAAGGCCCGCTTCAATACGAAATCCTTTTTTATAAAACCCCGGGAGATTGTGCCACACATCCTTCTTAAGGGCCCGCTCGCCGGAATTAAGGGCGAAGGGAAGAAATAATTTCTGCATGATATTACTCCTAATCCCGATATTCATATCATATCGCCCATCGCTAACGGGGGTGACCATAGCATCAATGTGTTCTGGTATCAATCCACGTAAATCCGCATCGCAGAAAAAAATAATGTTTTCACGTGCTTGCTTGACGCCGCGATCCATCGAAAATGCTTTACCACAATTTTTCTCATTACGAAGATACACAACCGAAGGAAATGTTTTTGCTATATACTCTTCGGTTCCGTCGGTTGAGCCGTCATCAACAACAATCACCTCTGAAATCATTCGTGCACGGATAAGTGCCGAGAGTACATCCCCAATACGCATCCGCTCATTATACGATGGAACAATCGCAGTTGCTTTTATACCTGTCATTATGTTTTGTGTATGTGTTTCACATTTTGAAGAAAGAAAAAACTCTCCAATACTATTATAGGTTGCATAATAATCATCTTCATGAAACACTCCGTGACCGCTATGTTCAAGAGTAATATTTTTTATCTTGTGAGAATTTACCTTGTGTTCTATGTTCCGTGCACTTTTCACGTGCGCAATCTTATCTCTTATTGTGAATATTGAAAGTAGTGGGCTCGTCACTCGTGATAAAGATAATGAAAGCTTCTTGTTCATCTCAACAAGAAGTTCGAGTCCATAGGAAGGCATCTGTGTATAATAAAAAGCTTCTGCTCGAGCAAGCTTTTCGCTCTTTGGTAATTTTTTTTCCCATATTTTTTTAAGACGCACCATATGGTACATACCAGGAATTGATAGGGGGAAGCGGAGTGTGTAAGGGGTTGCTGTTACAAATACTCCGGCAACTGGATATAAAGCAGCAAGGTAGAGAGCCACCTGACCTCCAAAACTATGCCCCCCGACGATGACACGTTTATAGCGCGTCAGTACATCCTTAAATTCTTTTTCAACAGCGGCAAGCAAATTCTCACAGGAGATTCCCTCTAAATCTTCTACAATTGTCCCATGACCTGGTAAAAGAGGGACGAGAACCGATACACCATACTCGGCATGAAGAAATTCTGGGAGACCGTTGAAGTCGGTAGGACTACCCGTATAGCCGTGTACAAGAAAAAATGCACACGATTGAGACTCCGCCTCAATGGCTATTTTTTGAGGTCTCCAATGAGTCGCTTGTTGAACCATAGTTGTATCATAAAGAAAGATAGTACAATGAGCAAGATAATACCGAGCGCAATAGTAATATTTTCAAAAATTTTTAAAAGATAAGTGAGTCCCTTTCCGGCAAGAAATCCAATGACAGTTACGACCGTGAGCCAAATAAAAGTAGCGACCATATTGTGCCGCATAAATTCTTTTAGTGGAAGATTGATTTGACTCATATAGAGAAGGATTATGATACGTGTTCCGTAGAGAAATTTTGTGACTATAAGAGCGGATAGATGGCTCCCTTTGCTTATTTTGTTGAGCGACCCCGCAACAGCGTTTACCGTTGTCTGGGTATATCGATGTGTAATAAACCCGGAAAGAAATTTAGTTTTTCCTAAGGAAAACCATATAAAATCGGAAGTGACAGTTCCTGCATATGATGCAAAAAAAACTATGTGAATAGGCATAGCGCCTTGCGCGGAAAGCGCAGCAACAGAGATAATGACCCACTCTCCTCCAAGCGCCGCTCCAAAAAATGGAATAACGTACGAAAGAGATGGGTAGGTAGTAAAGACAGTCTGTAGCCAATAAAACGAGTCGGGCATGTATATCGTGAGAATTTATTTTATTGTTATAAAAATGTGAGTGTATATTAGTAACCTGATTTTTTGTATTCGGCATGATTATTATACCAATTTTTGATACAATGGGCTCACAATTTATGCCTTCACCATTTATCCACCTCCATACTCACTCCCACTACTCTCTCCTCGATGGGCTTTCAAAGATTGGAGATATGGTGGCGCTTGCAAAGAAATATGACATGCCGGCGCTCGCGCTTACCGACCATGGCAATATGTACGGCGCAATCGAGTTTTATAAAACCTGCAAGTCGCATGGCATAAAACCCATCATTGGGGTTGAAGCATATATTGCAAACGGTTCTCGTCATGACAAAACGCCCGGTGTCGATAGTGAGCGCTATCACCTCACACTCCTCGCAAAAAATGAGACTGGTTATAAAAACCTTATCAAGCTTGTCACACTCTCTCATCTTGAGGGGTACTACTACAAACCCCGGATGGATAAAGAAATACTGCAGAAATATTCGGAAGGACTAATCTGTCTTTCAGGATGTTTTGGGAGCGAGCTTTCAAAAGCGATCCGATCTAAAGACCTTGATCGCGCTGAAAAAGTTATCAAAGAACATCAGG harbors:
- a CDS encoding AAA family ATPase, with protein sequence MQLKRLEVGGFKSFAKKSVFDFNTPISAIVGPNGSGKSNVVEAVRFVLGEQSLKSLRGKRGEDLIFNGSKSLARLNHAKVSIAFDNTKRELNLDYDEVVISREVNRDSSSEYFINGTAVRLRDIIELLAGVHIGASGHHIISQGEADRILNSSSRDRKSMIEEALGLKIYHWKIAESDKKLGKTEENLKEAESLRRELAPHIKFLKKQVEKIEQARAFRDELLKLYHEYLKREEEYLGGTRSAIQEERRVPEEELKRLGDEHARLQESLRSKETGESDSVRKLKTIEEKLAEVRRKRDDLTRKEGRLDGMIEYQEDVLRKKAERASRDENAPVDRNLVNEFTGSLERHIAEAETSGDFSITKAIFKKIRDLIATFISQSRQGIITEGEDEKGELETLKKDREETNHLLQEAVNEEKKLSEEYGFARNEIEKEKDSSRDAEMALFDIRAKKSEFTSRLATVDVKEENLLREEESFRRELEEAKVLSGEGVLAYKDFAIDGGQAHSESRTVQEDRRKRIEKIKIRLEDMGSGTGEDVVKEHDQTIARDEFLAKEIEDLQKSAEALSQLIQDLTVRLGEEFQGGIKKINKQFEEFFALMFGGGTATLLLIKEQKRRRAVPPELEGLESGEEEGEVEEEEGIDINVSLPHKKIKGLHMLSGGERALTSIALLFAISQVNPPPFLILDETDAALDEANSKKYGNMLENLSKYSQLIVVTHNRETMSRAGILYGVTMGSDAVSKLLSVKFEEAVAIAK
- the rnc gene encoding ribonuclease III, whose protein sequence is MADKDFSQFERKFKLNFKNKDLLREAFTHRSYINESKRSDLPAPQSHLPVHATQTGAPRQAGLTHNERLEFLGDAVLELVVTDYLFKKYQDRTEGDLTSYRSALVNAVTLGEVAHTLGMNEFLLLSKGEAKDTGKARQIILANTFEAFIGALYLDQHYEGVEAFISEWLLPLTHEIVEKELWKDAKSFLQEKAQDELGVTPTYKVVREAGPDHDKKFVVAVFLGDELIAEAQGKSKQEAEQGAASQALKEKKWNTVDKE
- the nusB gene encoding transcription antitermination factor NusB — its product is MANRHLSRSVVMQTLFEWDFGGQVASEGTIDEILLRNAEEFAPGMGDTSFMKSLVESVLKKRETLDTILAKAAPDWPIEKISIVDRNILRIGLYELLFVDKAEVPAKVAINEAIELAKTFGGENSGKFVNGVLGAVYKEMGEPGKDDAPRKKRTLGAPIDLSKLPVEKLCGTVVYAKDKDEVYLALVHDIFGHWTLSKGHIEAGDTEEVGVVKETFEELGINITIKEKLGENEYIASDPEKGKIRKHVVYFLTETPFSDLTLKKSGGLDDARWFRLADILDLNIYDDILPIITKAINILLKK
- a CDS encoding ribonuclease HII, which encodes MDYIRDKIKSNRIGFVVGIDEAGRGPLAGPVAVGVVMVERRFLKEFTTLFRGVKDSKKISAQKREAWFKKLENTERDGKISFHVSFSSSSTIDRQGINAAIFRSITASLGALSCPPHKSLILLDGGLRAPRMYRNQKIIIRGDEKIMIISLASIAAKVLRDRLMKKYSLKYPYYKFEKHKGYGTKEHFKKIKKHGISKIHRHSFLKNICR
- a CDS encoding alpha/beta fold hydrolase yields the protein MVQQATHWRPQKIAIEAESQSCAFFLVHGYTGSPTDFNGLPEFLHAEYGVSVLVPLLPGHGTIVEDLEGISCENLLAAVEKEFKDVLTRYKRVIVGGHSFGGQVALYLAALYPVAGVFVTATPYTLRFPLSIPGMYHMVRLKKIWEKKLPKSEKLARAEAFYYTQMPSYGLELLVEMNKKLSLSLSRVTSPLLSIFTIRDKIAHVKSARNIEHKVNSHKIKNITLEHSGHGVFHEDDYYATYNSIGEFFLSSKCETHTQNIMTGIKATAIVPSYNERMRIGDVLSALIRARMISEVIVVDDGSTDGTEEYIAKTFPSVVYLRNEKNCGKAFSMDRGVKQARENIIFFCDADLRGLIPEHIDAMVTPVSDGRYDMNIGIRSNIMQKLFLPFALNSGERALKKDVWHNLPGFYKKGFRIEAGLNYFVYFHSINGVGYKIFPYFQTLKEKKYGFLEGSVRRWKMNVDVVAAWLYAITDLGINTARNLINGLHKRQNKVE